One Aquipuribacter hungaricus DNA window includes the following coding sequences:
- a CDS encoding MFS transporter, producing ALLGGGAATALAGTLVVAASGSVGTALAGLVLAAVGTAVLFPTLLSRAVRDVPAARRGRATSTVATTAYLGFLAGPVYVGLLSQATGLRGAMVGVAALVAVVGVLAPLTGRARRQERVPPVVRAGY from the coding sequence GCGCTGCTCGGCGGGGGCGCCGCGACCGCGCTGGCGGGCACCCTGGTCGTCGCCGCATCGGGCAGCGTCGGCACCGCGCTGGCCGGTCTCGTGCTGGCCGCCGTCGGCACCGCCGTGCTGTTCCCCACGCTGCTCAGCCGCGCGGTGCGCGACGTGCCCGCCGCCCGGCGGGGCCGTGCCACCTCGACCGTCGCGACGACCGCCTACCTCGGCTTCCTCGCCGGCCCGGTCTACGTCGGCCTGCTGTCGCAGGCCACCGGGCTCCGCGGCGCCATGGTCGGGGTCGCGGCGCTCGTCGCCGTCGTCGGGGTGCTCGCGCCCCTCACCGGGAGGGCTCGACGGCAGGAGCGGGTACCGCCGGTCGTCCGCGCCGGGTACTGA
- a CDS encoding GAF and ANTAR domain-containing protein: MDTQGAGTDGVGSRSDPATAHLELHQVVVGSESLTQVLDRVAHLATRAVPDVDEVSVTFVEEGRGRTVVFTGQLAVQLDERQYADGFGPCLDAAATGRIVQVPDTANDSSYPDFAGQAVRSGVTRTLSVGMPVHGRTTGALNMYGFRGTGWDDLTIAMADGFAAHAGVALANAALYARAVDEVSQMREAMASRAVIEQAKGMVMAARGCTADEAFAELGRMSAQANRKLRDIAEDVVSDLGRSL; the protein is encoded by the coding sequence ATGGACACGCAGGGGGCAGGCACGGACGGCGTCGGGTCGCGCTCCGACCCCGCCACGGCCCACCTCGAGCTCCACCAGGTCGTCGTCGGCTCGGAGTCCCTCACGCAGGTCCTGGACCGGGTTGCCCACCTGGCGACCCGCGCGGTGCCGGACGTCGACGAGGTGTCGGTGACCTTCGTCGAGGAGGGCCGGGGGCGGACCGTGGTCTTCACCGGGCAGCTCGCCGTCCAGCTGGACGAGCGCCAGTACGCCGACGGCTTCGGGCCCTGCCTGGACGCCGCCGCCACCGGCCGCATCGTGCAGGTCCCGGACACCGCCAACGACAGCTCGTACCCCGACTTCGCCGGGCAGGCGGTCCGGTCCGGGGTCACCCGGACGCTGTCCGTCGGCATGCCGGTCCACGGCCGCACCACGGGCGCCCTCAACATGTACGGCTTCCGGGGCACCGGCTGGGACGACCTGACCATCGCCATGGCGGACGGCTTCGCCGCGCACGCCGGCGTCGCCCTGGCCAACGCCGCGCTGTACGCCCGCGCGGTCGACGAGGTCTCCCAGATGCGGGAGGCCATGGCCTCGCGCGCCGTCATCGAGCAGGCCAAGGGCATGGTCATGGCGGCCCGGGGCTGCACGGCCGACGAGGCGTTCGCCGAGCTGGGCCGCATGTCCGCCCAGGCCAACCGCAAGCTGCGCGACATCGCCGAGGACGTCGTCTCCGACCTCGGCCGCTCCCTCTGA